AAGCGTCCGGATCTGCCCGCCGGACTCGATCGGCTCATCGTGCCGGAGGACCGGTTCTCGTTCCCGTCCGGACACGCGACGGCCGGACTCTCGGTGGCGCTTCCGGTGATGCTGGTACTGTCCTGGCCGATAGCGGCCGTCGTTCTCGGGGTCGGTGTTCTGATCGGGATCAGCCGCTGCTACCTTGGGGTTCACTACCCAGGCGACGTGCTGGTCGGATGGGCGCTCGCCACCTGCACGGTATTTTCCGTTCAGGGCGTTCTGCTCTGACCCTTCCGCGCTCTCAGCTACGCCTCGGGCAGCGCCAGCGCGACGAGCTCCGCGCTGACCCCCCTTCCTCCGACCGAGAGCACGACGTACTGTCTCCCGCCGGCCATGTAGGTCATGGGCACGCCCGTCTGCGGGGCAGGCAAATCGATCTCGGCCACGGTCTCGCCTGTCGCCTTGTCGAGCGCCCTGAGGATCGGCGCCCCCCCGGCTCCTTCTCCGGCGAAGAGCAGCGAGCCGGTAACCAGCAGCCCCGAGCGCGAAGGCTTCCCGGTTCTGGGCAGGTCGGAAAGCTCCACCCCCAGGGTTTCCGCCACCCGCGCCGGCGTGTCGCCGTTGGCGACGGTCCACGAGACGCGACCGCTCGTCAGGTCTATGGCGGTGATCCGGCCCCACGGAGGCTTCACGATAGGGATGCCCCGGGCGACCTGACCGGATCTGGCACGGTGGACGTAGGCCATGTCGCTGGCGTCGCCCGCCTCCTCCAGAGCTAGGATGAAGGCGTTGGTCTGAGATCCGACGTAGAACATGCCGGTCCCGGGGTCGAAGGCGGCGCCCTCCCAGTTGGCGCCTCCCGTCGAGTAAGGCAGCGAGAGAGTTCCCTGGGTTCCGTCCGGCGCCTCCGCGAGCGAGGGCGGCGTGTAGAGCGGGCCCATGCGGAAGCGTGCCGCCACTTCACGGGCTCGTTCGCGGATCTCGGGCGTGAGATCGATGAGGAAATCCTCTTGGAACCCTTGCCGGTCGAAGGGCTCCGGCAGGGTCGGGAAGGGCTGGGTGGGAGAAGTCCGCTCGCCGGGAACGTCGCTCTGCGGTACCGCTCGCTCCTGGATCGGCCACACCGGTTCGCCGGTTTCGCGGTCGAAGACGAATGTGAAACCCTGTTTGGTGATCTGGGCGACCACCCGCCTGAAGACGCCTTCGATCTCGAGGTCGGCGAGGAGGGGCGCGGCCGGGTTGTCGTAGTCCCAGATGTCGTGGCGTACCGTCTGGAAGTGCCAGACCCGCTCGCCGGTCCGGGCGTCGAGGCAGACCAGGCTGGTCGAGAAGAGGTTGTCGCCCTGGCGATGTCCGCCGTAGTAGTCTCCCGTGCCGGCCTCGGTCGGCAGATAGACGTAGCCAGTCTCAGGGTCGTAGGTGATCGGCGCCCAGACCGCGGCGTTGCCGGAGTACTCGGCCGATCCGCCCTCCCAGCTCTCGTGTCCGAACTCGCCTGCCTCGGGGATGGTGCGGAAGGTCCAGAGGAGCTCGCCGGTCCGGGCGTCGAATCCGCGTACGTCGCCGGGAGTGTTGCGCATCGAAGGAGGCCTGAAGCCCACGTGGTGAGCCGATCCCACCACGACGACATCGCCCGCGACGGTCGGGGGCGAGGTGGCTCCGATGGTGCCGACCATGGGGACGCCTTCGCGGCCGCGATGGTTCTCCATGAGATCGACGACGCCGTTCTCGCCGAATTCCCGGATCGGCCTGCCGTTCGACGCGTCCAGAGCGACCAGCCGGTAACCGGGCGTCACCGCCAGTATGCGCGCATCGCCCGCTTCCGAACGCCAGAACGAGACGCCCCGACCGGGGTTGCGCCTGGGAGCCGCGGCGAGTCGCTCTCCCTCGTCCATGGTCCAGGTCCAGAGAGTCTCGCCGCTGGTGGGGTCGATGGCCACCACCGCTCTCCGAAGCCCGGCGGTGGCATATAGCGCTCCGTCCACCGCGATCGGAACGGTCTGGCTGGCTATGAAGGGGTTGGGGCCGAAGTTGCGCGCCGTCCATCTCCACGCGATCTCCAGACTTCCCGCGTTCGAGGCGTCGATCTGCGCGAGAGACGAGTACCGGGTGTGACCGTGATCGCCCCCGTAGGTGTGCCACTCGCCCGACGGCGCACCGTCCTGGCCTGGCGCGGCCGCAGCCGTCGGGGCCGCGAGCGCGAGCGCGAGGCCGAGAACGATCAGGAAAGCGGCGACCGACGGCCACTTCCCCAGGGGCCCGCGCAAAGGCGGGCGAGGCGACCGGTCCACCGGCAAGGCCGTTGGCCTCACTCTTCGGTGATGCGGATACGGTCCTCGCGGTTCGGGACCACGCATATGAATTCGAAGGGCTCGTCGGCATCGGCCCGATAGTCGTGTTCCACGCCCGCAGGAACGTAGACGGCGTCTCCCGCGCTGACGCGATGGACCTCATGGCCGATCCGCATGCGGGCGCTCCCGCGCAGCACGTACTGTTCGTGCTCGACCTCGTTGGTATGAAGCGGCATGCCGCCTCCCGGCTCCATGACGAAGCGACGCAGGCAGAAGTTGGGCGCTTCGCCAGGTCCGACCAGAACCTGCATCGACGTGCCCTCGCCCGCCGCGACCTCGTTCGCCGGTACCGATCCGGCCGGCCGCACCGGCCCTGTCTCCTCGATCTCGCTCATTTCTTCTCGTTCCGAGGGGGTGTGCGCTCGGCTCCATCGCGTCCCTACCCGTTCTCGGCGTAAATCCCCACCTGGAGCGACGGTGCGAGCGTGTACTCAAACTTGAGACGATTTTCGCCTTCCACAACCACCGTCGTGGTCCGCTGCCTGGTCTTGGGGTGATCCCGACCTCGGTCGTTCTCGATGACGGCGACCTCGTCGGGCCCGAGCCCGTCGGTGATCCGGTCGAGCTCGGCCAGCAGAAGCTCGAGCAGCTCGGCCTCGGCCTCGTCCTGAACGTCGCCCTCGGCGCTGGGCGCGAGCTCATGAAGCGTACGCCGTTCATAGCCGTCCGCGAAGTCGGCCGCGCCGATGCGAGCCGTGCCGGTGGAGCGGAATCCGACCTCGGTCAGAGCACGGGCGTTGAACTCCGGAACGACGCTCCTGTATGAGTTTCCGTACCTGCGTAGAATCATCTGCGGTGCCGTCTTCGGTGCGTTAGGGTTCTATCTTCGGTGCGTTAGGGTTCTAAATTGTCTCACGAGCGGGAACGAGCCTCCCGGTCTTCCTCCACCCCAGCATTCGATGTCGCCAGCGAATCCGAAACGCTTGAGAACCTCCGTCCTCTTCGTCTGTCTGGGCAACATATGCAGATCGCCCCTGGCCGAGGGGATCTTCGTCGGCCTTGTGAAAGACGCTGGTCTCGAAGAGGTCTTCACCATCGATTCCGCCGGAACAGGGTCCTGGCACGTCGGTTCTCCGCCCGACGCCCGCTCCGTGCAGGTCGCCGCTCAACACGGATTGACCTTGGAGTGCGCTGCGCGGCAGGTGTCTCCGAGCGACTTCCAGGACTTCGACCACATCGTGGCCATGGATCGCAGCAACCTGCGCGACCTGGAGGGGATGGCTCAGCTCGATGGTTCGAAGGCCGAGCTCTCGCTCCTGCGTTCGCGCGATCCGATGGGCGGTTTCGACGTGCCCGATCCATACTATGGAGGGGCCAACGGCTTCGAGCGCGTCTACCGCATGATCGAACGCTGTTGCCAAGAGCTCCTTCTCGACCTGCGCGGCTGAAACGGCCGGATCTCCGCCGTTCGACTCGCCGACCGTGACGGACGAGAGGGTCGCCGTCCGCGGCGTCCGGCGCGGATGCGGCGTCGCACTGCCGTGGGAGGTTTCGTCCACGGGCAGCTAAGCCCTGCCGACCATGCGGGCCATCCGCCGTATCGCCTCCTCGATGACGGAGTCCGCGGCGGCGAAGCTCATCCGCGACCAGCGATCATCGCCGAAGGCGGCACCGGGCACGAGAGCCACCCCTTCCTCGGAAAGCAGTTGGCGGCACCACTCGGTGGAGCTCTCGACGCCCAGCGCGTTCGAGCGGAAGTACAGGTAGAAGGCGCCCTTCGGGTAGACGAAACGCACTTCCGGCAGCAGCTCCTCGAAGAGCCCGACGACGAGATCCCGCCGGCGCTCGAAGGCGACTCCCATCTCGGTGATCGACGCGTCCGCGGCAGCGGGGTCTCCATACGCCCTCAGAGCGGCCATCTGGGTCGGCGTCGAAATGTTTGAAGTCATCTGGCTCTGGAGCGAAATCATCTTCTTCGCCAAATCGTTCGCTGAGAAGGAGTAGCCGATCCTCCACCCGGTCATGGCGAAGCACTTGGAGGCGCCGTCGACGAGCACGAAGTCTGGCAACGAGCCTTCCGGCAGGTCCAGAAGACCCGGGGCGTCGCCGGGGCCGTCGTGGTGGATGCGGCGGTAGATCTCGTCCGAGATCAGCCATGCCCCTCGTTCTCTCGCCCAAGCGGCGATTTCCGTCAGTTCGGACAGGGAATAAACCGCACCCGTCGGGTTGCTCGGCGAGTTGAGGATGAGCCCCTTGACGTTCTCGAAAGCGACTCGCTCCAGCTCGGTGGAAGTGACCTTGAAGTCGTTCTCCTCCCGACCGAAGACGACCTTGGGTTCGGCGCGGGCCAGCGTGACGAGATCCGGATAGGTCGTCCAGTAGGGCGCCGCCACGACAACCTCGTCGCCCGGACCGAAGAGCGAGAAGATGGCGTTGAAGAGGGCCTGCTTGGCGCCCGCCGTCACCACGAGACCGTTCCAGTCGAGCTCGCGCCCCGCCTGTGCGCTCAGCCTCGCGGTGATCGCCTGCCGCAGTTCGGGGAGTCCGGCGGGCGGCGTGTAACGTGTGCGTCCGTCCCTGATGCCCCGGATCCCTCCTGCCGAGATGAACTCCGGAGTGCGAAAGTCGGGCTCGCCGGCGCTCAGATTCAGAATGTCTCGACCCTCCGCCTTGAGCTGTTTGGCGAGGGTGCTGACCGCGATGGTCGCGGAAGGTTGGAGGTCCTTGATGTTCGACGAGAACTTCACGATGGGTCGCTGGGAAAGGTTGGAGTTCGGTGACGTCCAAGATAGCGTCTCCCGACCGGGGCTGGACAGACGCTGCCGACTGCGGGGTGAGCGTCCCGACGTGCCCCCCGAGCTGGAACGTCGGTCGGCTCGAAACGGTAGCAACCCTCTGGTTGAAGGGAGGGTCGGGCAACCGAAACACGCCCGAGTCGATCAAACCGTCGGACTCGACCGATTCCGGAATTCCTTTCCGTGAAACCAGCCTCCCACCGCCATCGCCAATGAAAAGCACCGGTTTTGCCACACCGACGGCCGTCCTTCTTGCGTTCCTGGCCGTACACCCCGCGCTCCCCGCCCAGGAGATCGTTGAAGTCACGGACCGCGACCGACGGATCGACCCCGCGTTCGAGGAGGTCTACCGAGTCGGCGTCCTCGACGGCGAGGCCTGGGAGATGTTCGCCTCAGTGGGCCAGGTCGCCTTCGACGCGAAGGGCGACCTGTACATTTTCGACGGGACGACCGGTCCGGCGATTGGCGGGGGGATGCTTCTGACGCGTTCCGGTGCGGTCAGGGTCCTCGTGTTCGACGCGGCGGGGCGATTCGTAACGGAATTCGGATCTTCGGGTCAGGGTCCCGGCGAGTTCAACCAGCCGATGGGCTTCGCGGTGTTGCGGGACGGCACCGTGGTCGTGAGCGATGTCGGCCATCGCGCCTACCAGCTCTTCAACGCCTCCGGCGAGTTTCTGCGTATGGTCCGGGCGGGCGAAGGGCCAGATGCCGTGGCGATTCCGGCCCATGACATTCAGCCGGATCCGCGCGGCGGAGCGGTCTTTGCCGGCGGGAGCGGGGCCTCCATCACCATGAGCGCGGGCGGCGCGGTGGATCCGCCCACCTCCTGACCGATCCTGCGGGTCGGACTCGACGCCGAGGCCGCGCGCGCCGATACGGTGGCGGAGGGATGGCTGCCGCAACAAACCGACCTTGAAGATCTCGCGACGGGCCCGATGCCCGCCCAGCTTCGCGACGCGCTTCGCGGCATGGCCATGCCCACCGTGTTCGAGCCCCGGTTACTCGTCGGCGTTCTTTCCGATGGCGGCATCGTTCACTCGGACTCGTCGGCGTACGCGTTGAAGATCACACCGCCGGGTGCGCGCGATGTCGCGCGCATCATACGGCGGCCCTTCGATCCCGAGCCCGTGACCGAGGCGGTCCGGGAGGCGCACGAGGAGAGGATGGCAGCCGCAAGGCGCGCACTCGGCGGAAGCGGACCAAGACGCCTCATGCTGGTCGGGGCCGCCGAAGGGAACAATCCTGGGCCGGAGGCCATGTTCGACTTGGAGGACCGCTACTACCACGAGATTCCCGTGCTGCGCGGCCTGGCAACCACGTGGGAGGGCCGCATTTGGGTGCAGCGCGGTGGCGAAGAACCGGATAGCGACGGCCCCATCGACGTCCTGACGGCGGAAGGAGCGTACGTCGGCACCTATGCGACCGGCGCGACCGAGATGCCTGACGCCTTCGGTCCCGACGGATTGGTGGCGTTCATCGAGCTGGACGAGCTCGAAGTCGCCAGCGTGGTTGTCAGGAGGCTGCCGGTGGAAGTCCGGTGAGGTTGGTGGAGCAAGATGGGACTCCTTCCTATCCCGATCCACACGGGGAACGGGAATTCCCGCCCGGCTCAGCGCCTCAACCCGCGCCTTGCTGCGGACCGCCTGGAAGCTGGGGGCGAAGGACGGCAAGTCGAGGATCGAGCAGTTCGCGCCTGGATGGAGAAGCAGCATCCGGATGCAGCGGGAAGCCTGCGCGAAGGGCTCGGCGAGATGTTCACCGTCAGCGAGATCGGATTGACCCCAGCACTCCGGCGGTGCCTGGGCACGACCGACCTGCTCGACAACGTCCACTCGGGAATGCGCCGCCGCACAGGCCGGGTGACCCGGTGGAGAGACGGGTCCATGGCGGTGCGCTGGGCGGCGGCCGCGTTCCTGGAAGCCGAGAAGAGCCACCGCAGGATCATGGGCTACAAGGACCTCCGGATACTCGAGGCGCACCTGGACGAGCTCGCCACTCCCCAGGTTGACGGTAAGGAGATTGCCGCGTAGCTTTGAATCGACCGAGAGCCACCGCAACCTCCAACCACGGTTGGGACCTCAGCGATATCTAGTGCCCCGAAGGCACACCTTCCTGAGCTTGTCACCAAGTACCGGGACCGGTTGCTCAGTCATCCTACTCGTAACCTCCTCGCAGTGCGTGGTCGAGGTTGCAGCGGTCACGCCAGCGACGGAGCCGAAGATGAGAAAATCCATGACACGTATGCTGAGGATGACGGCCACCGTAGTCGCGGTGCTGGCCGTGTCGTCGGCCCCCGGCGCCCTGACCACGCCGAAGGCGGCGGCCCAGGAAGTCCCGTGCGACGCGACGTGCGTGCACGTCCCCGATCCGCCGGTGCTCGCTTGTATGATGGGCTGCGGTGACCCTGCGCCCGATTCTCAGGAGGCCACCTTGGATGGTCCGGATGTTCCTCTGGTCGCGCTGACGGAGGAGCTCTTCCTCCTTGGGGGGGCTTCGGAAGAGGAATGGCAAGCCTTCACGGAGATCTCCGAGGTTCACTTCGACCACGATGGCAACTTAGTTATTCTCGACCGGCGACAGAACCGGGTTGTCGTCGTGGGTTCGGATGGAGAGTTTCGCCGCCATATATCACGAACTGGACAGGGACCGGGAGAGTTGCGTATGGCCATCGGGGTCGGCGTCCTTCACGACAACCGGATCGTCGTGCGCGATGTCGGCCACAATGCCCTATTCCTGTTCGGAGCCGACGGCAACTTCCTGGAGCAGCATGTCGCGATTCGCGAGCCTTCCACGAGGATGCAGTCCCAGTCCGTCATCGGTTCATCCCAAACCCTTCCCGCGTTGCTCGGCAGTTTCCCCGACGGCCGATTGCTTACGGCTCGCCGGCGGGGGGCTAGGGCCCTGGACATCCACACGATTGGCCGGGGCAGCCGGGAAGTCTATCGGGCGTATACTCCTCCCCCGTCCGAAGCTGCTGGAAGTGAGAGCGTCTCGATGATCCGGATAGGCGAGATGGAAGTGCAGCTGCCCGGCGGAATCCTGCCCCGACGAACGGTATTCGGTCCCCCTCTGTTGGCAGCGGTTCTGGCCGACGGGGAGATAGCTGTCGTTGATTCCGTAGGGTACCAGGTCAAGATAGTGCGGCCGGACGACGGCTCAGTACGTACTGTACTGGAAAGGCCTATCAACCCCTTCCCGGTGACGGCAGAGATGCAGGAGGCGGCAAGGGAGCGTGAGAGTGGTGGAGGGGGCGCACAGGTGATCGCCACGGGGCCCGGCATATCGGGCGCAGCGGGACGGGAACTGGAATCGGCGATCGCACAGTCTCTGGTCCCAGAGATGGACTTCGGCTCTGAGGTGCCCGTCATCAGCGAGATGGGCGTCGACCACGGGAACCGGATCTGGATTGTGCGATCGGGCGAGGACGGCGTATCGCCGGGTCCAGTGGATGTCCTCACTCCGTCCGGCGGCTACCTGGGCACGCTGTCTGAGGATTTCTTCCAGATGCCGGACGCGTTTGGGCCTGACGGCATGATGGCGTACATCGAGCTGGGCGAGTTCGATGTGCCCGTCCTTAGAGTCCTTAGGCTTGTGAGTCTCACGGTCGCCGGGGGTTGACAGATAACTGCTCGGGTGGTCCGAGATGATCGCGCCACTGTCCGGAACAACGCGGTCGAACATGCTCCCATCGGTACTGCAATACCCGGGGTCGTTCCGTGGCTGATCCGCAACGGGCGAACCAGTGCCAGCGATCCATCTCGGCTCTACAAGCGTCCGAGTCTAGCCATTTGGTGCCGTTCTCCCGCCATTTCCGCAAAAAGGTAAGGAAATGTGATCCGGGGGCAAGAACGGCAGACCGTGCAGTCCCAATTGAACTTAAGGAAGCCCTGCTTTGCGGACGGTTGGGTTTTTGGGGTTGATGGTGTCTGATATGGTTTCTTTTCTCTCCCCTCCAACAGTGGAGAGGGGTAACGAGCGAGCCCGACGAAGCGAGCAGGCCTGAGAAGCCGGAGAGCTTAGGCCACCCCCGGCCCTGCCGGTTCGCTTCAGGCAGCATGGTCGAATTTCTCGAAGTCCGCCGGTGATTCGTAGCCGAGCGCCGAGCGGAGCCGGCGAAGGACGGCCGCGAACATCCGCTCCCTTTGGTCAACGTCTTCGCGCTGGCCGGAGGTGCGCTGGATCACATCATCGACGTGGTCGGGCGCGCGGCGATCTGAGGTGCTGTGGATATCGGCGCCGCCGGGGTCGCGGGAGAGAAGCAGCCAGGTAAGGAGCGGGCGGGCGGGGGCGCGGCGTACCACGGGCGGCAGCGGGGCCGGGCGTACTTGTCGGACCGGGCCGTCCGGGTCGAGAGGCCCCGGCTGCGCAGCTCGGGCGAGGGCGAGCTTGCGATCCCGGCATAGGAGGCGCTCAGACGGCGGTCGGGACTCGGGGAGCGGTGTTGCTATCCGGCTTGAGCACGCGGTCCGATCGGGGAGATGGCCGAGACGGCGGGCGAACGTCTCAAGAAGCTGGCGGAACGGCAGCTGGACGACCGGGACTATCCGATCGTCTACGTCGACGGCATCCGGTTCTGCGGCCACCACATCCTCGCGGCGCTCGGTGTGGACGCCGAAAGCCACAAGCGGATCCTGGATCCCGGAAGGGCGAGACTGTTCGTCCTCGACGGGTCCAAGGCGCTGAGCAAGGCGGTCGGCCAGGTCTTCGGGAGCTCGTGCCTTGTCGAGCGCTGCCGGAACCACAAGATGCGCAATGTGACCGGCCATCTGCCCAAGGCGCTCCACGACCCAGGCCCGCGCCGTGCTGCAGGCCGCCCGGAAGCTGGGCGCGAAGGACGGCAGATCGAGCAGTTCGCGCCTGGATGGAGAAGCAGCGTCCGGACGCAGGGGAAGCCTGCGCGAGGGGCTCCAAGAGATGATCGCCGGCAGCGAGATCGGACTGACCTCGGCACTCCGGCGGTGCCTGGGGCACGGCCGACCTCATCGACGACGTCCACTGGGGAAGGCGCCGCCGCACAGGCCGGGTGACCCGGTGGAGAGACCGGGTCCATGGCGGTGCGCTGAGCGGCTGCTGCGTTCCTGGACGCCGAGAAGGGCTACCCGCAGGATCATGGGCTACAGGGACCTCCGGATACTCAAGGCGTACCTGGACGAGCTCACCACTCCCCCCGTTGACGGTAGGAGGTTGCCGCGTAGGCGGAAAACCAAATGCTGAATCACGGCAGGAGATCACGTAAGTCAAACTGGGACTGCACGATCTGCCACTCTTGCCATTGAACCACTCCGGTCCGATCGGATCGGGAAAACGGGAAAACCGGCGTCAAACGGCGGGACTCCCAAGCATGGTTCAATACCTTTGGCCGGACCGTATTGCGAGTCGGCGTTCGAGAAATGCGTTTCCCGGGAAGGCCGACTCGGTGGACGGGATCACGCCATTCACGCAAGTCGAGCAGGAGCGCCTCAAGTTTCCACCGCCATGACGCCCGTCCAGACGACGAGATTCACCTTGTCCTCCTCGATGGGATCGAGCGGCGCGGGCGGCTTCTATGGCTATAGCCCGAGTTCGTTCACGACATCGGCGATCCTGCGCGTCAATTCTCCGGGGACGACCCGGTCGGGCGCGAACACCTCCCGGAGCCGCCGCTCCTGGCGGATACCACACGGTGCTTCGACGGCGTCCGCAACCCGGTCCCTTCCTCGACGGATAACCCGGAGGCGGTGTGTTATGAGGACATGGTCGGCAGCCGCCCTGAAGAGGGGACGGATGCCGGGCTGGAGCGTGGCCGTATCCGCGGCGCGCATCCATTCGTCGCACATGTCGCGGCGGGCGCGCCCCCAAACACCGAAAGCTCCGTCCGCGAACCCCTCCAGCAGCGCGCGCTCGGTGTGTTCGGTGCATGAGAGGTTTCCGAGGCAGGTCAGGGTATCGCGCTCGATCTCCGCGTTCGGCACCACGGGCACGAACTG
This portion of the Gemmatimonadota bacterium genome encodes:
- a CDS encoding phosphatase PAP2 family protein encodes the protein MNAIKLALGSYDERILIAFLTRRRHTADIFMRLVTKLGNAAVIIPITLSTAFGLVPGPSELATAGRLAAWSLAISHLLAQILKRMVGRKRPDLPAGLDRLIVPEDRFSFPSGHATAGLSVALPVMLVLSWPIAAVVLGVGVLIGISRCYLGVHYPGDVLVGWALATCTVFSVQGVLL
- a CDS encoding PQQ-binding-like beta-propeller repeat protein, whose amino-acid sequence is MRPTALPVDRSPRPPLRGPLGKWPSVAAFLIVLGLALALAAPTAAAAPGQDGAPSGEWHTYGGDHGHTRYSSLAQIDASNAGSLEIAWRWTARNFGPNPFIASQTVPIAVDGALYATAGLRRAVVAIDPTSGETLWTWTMDEGERLAAAPRRNPGRGVSFWRSEAGDARILAVTPGYRLVALDASNGRPIREFGENGVVDLMENHRGREGVPMVGTIGATSPPTVAGDVVVVGSAHHVGFRPPSMRNTPGDVRGFDARTGELLWTFRTIPEAGEFGHESWEGGSAEYSGNAAVWAPITYDPETGYVYLPTEAGTGDYYGGHRQGDNLFSTSLVCLDARTGERVWHFQTVRHDIWDYDNPAAPLLADLEIEGVFRRVVAQITKQGFTFVFDRETGEPVWPIQERAVPQSDVPGERTSPTQPFPTLPEPFDRQGFQEDFLIDLTPEIRERAREVAARFRMGPLYTPPSLAEAPDGTQGTLSLPYSTGGANWEGAAFDPGTGMFYVGSQTNAFILALEEAGDASDMAYVHRARSGQVARGIPIVKPPWGRITAIDLTSGRVSWTVANGDTPARVAETLGVELSDLPRTGKPSRSGLLVTGSLLFAGEGAGGAPILRALDKATGETVAEIDLPAPQTGVPMTYMAGGRQYVVLSVGGRGVSAELVALALPEA
- a CDS encoding cupin domain-containing protein — encoded protein: MSEIEETGPVRPAGSVPANEVAAGEGTSMQVLVGPGEAPNFCLRRFVMEPGGGMPLHTNEVEHEQYVLRGSARMRIGHEVHRVSAGDAVYVPAGVEHDYRADADEPFEFICVVPNREDRIRITEE
- a CDS encoding low molecular weight phosphotyrosine protein phosphatase — protein: MSPANPKRLRTSVLFVCLGNICRSPLAEGIFVGLVKDAGLEEVFTIDSAGTGSWHVGSPPDARSVQVAAQHGLTLECAARQVSPSDFQDFDHIVAMDRSNLRDLEGMAQLDGSKAELSLLRSRDPMGGFDVPDPYYGGANGFERVYRMIERCCQELLLDLRG
- a CDS encoding pyridoxal phosphate-dependent aminotransferase, coding for MKFSSNIKDLQPSATIAVSTLAKQLKAEGRDILNLSAGEPDFRTPEFISAGGIRGIRDGRTRYTPPAGLPELRQAITARLSAQAGRELDWNGLVVTAGAKQALFNAIFSLFGPGDEVVVAAPYWTTYPDLVTLARAEPKVVFGREENDFKVTSTELERVAFENVKGLILNSPSNPTGAVYSLSELTEIAAWARERGAWLISDEIYRRIHHDGPGDAPGLLDLPEGSLPDFVLVDGASKCFAMTGWRIGYSFSANDLAKKMISLQSQMTSNISTPTQMAALRAYGDPAAADASITEMGVAFERRRDLVVGLFEELLPEVRFVYPKGAFYLYFRSNALGVESSTEWCRQLLSEEGVALVPGAAFGDDRWSRMSFAAADSVIEEAIRRMARMVGRA
- a CDS encoding 6-bladed beta-propeller, whose amino-acid sequence is MKSTGFATPTAVLLAFLAVHPALPAQEIVEVTDRDRRIDPAFEEVYRVGVLDGEAWEMFASVGQVAFDAKGDLYIFDGTTGPAIGGGMLLTRSGAVRVLVFDAAGRFVTEFGSSGQGPGEFNQPMGFAVLRDGTVVVSDVGHRAYQLFNASGEFLRMVRAGEGPDAVAIPAHDIQPDPRGGAVFAGGSGASITMSAGGAVDPPTS